The following are from one region of the Stigmatella ashevillena genome:
- a CDS encoding social motility and stimulation tgl protein, with product MFNVDERYRGLPASREQVIALHTSLNSPHLFIPGKPAGTAQAFILGLRGSTGFATFIYLYLAEAAECAVYVSGKRNASFEEYLSEEAEALAFVESMGFMMDNSNWRSMAQATQEELLHTLPVFFRDPRQVPAVQKRVEEKRNAAATLGRFLAAF from the coding sequence TTGTTCAATGTCGATGAAAGATATCGCGGGCTTCCCGCGAGCCGCGAACAGGTGATCGCGCTGCATACGTCGCTCAACTCGCCCCACCTGTTCATCCCCGGCAAGCCTGCGGGAACTGCCCAGGCGTTCATCCTGGGGCTTCGGGGCTCCACCGGCTTCGCCACCTTCATCTACTTGTACCTGGCCGAGGCCGCTGAGTGCGCTGTCTACGTCTCGGGCAAGCGCAACGCGAGCTTCGAGGAGTACCTGAGCGAGGAGGCCGAGGCGCTCGCGTTCGTCGAGTCCATGGGCTTCATGATGGACAACTCCAACTGGCGCTCCATGGCGCAGGCCACCCAGGAGGAGCTGCTCCACACACTGCCCGTCTTCTTCCGGGATCCCCGCCAGGTGCCCGCCGTCCAGAAGCGCGTCGAGGAGAAGCGCAACGCGGCTGCCACGCTGGGACGGTTCCTGGCGGCTTTCTGA
- a CDS encoding lytic transglycosylase domain-containing protein, whose product MTSSPARARGAKWLAWLHASSAGCAKLPLIAGMALVVSARVIPVLSQPSPAPVLSVAVLAEPASHDASLIDAVLAKRAPELGLTLRRQLGQAIAEEAHRSAYDPLLILAVIDVESDFAEEAISDKGARGLMQIKPSTLHFLAEKEGLRLTREEVAADPALCVRLGIRYLRTLQERFGGDLELALMAYNAGPTRIRKALKDKELEAFRRYPRLVKRDFRRFREGEGLGGDWALAQRDGNTEPATP is encoded by the coding sequence GTGACATCCTCGCCCGCGCGAGCGCGGGGGGCGAAGTGGCTGGCGTGGCTCCATGCGTCAAGCGCGGGGTGCGCCAAGTTGCCGCTGATCGCTGGAATGGCGCTGGTGGTCTCCGCCCGCGTGATTCCAGTGCTCAGCCAGCCCTCACCGGCCCCTGTGCTCTCCGTGGCCGTGCTGGCGGAACCGGCCTCGCATGATGCCTCGCTGATCGACGCGGTGCTGGCCAAGCGTGCCCCCGAATTGGGCCTGACCTTGCGCCGCCAGCTGGGCCAAGCCATCGCCGAGGAAGCCCACCGCTCCGCGTATGATCCGCTGCTGATCCTGGCCGTCATCGATGTGGAGTCGGATTTCGCGGAAGAGGCCATCTCGGACAAAGGGGCCCGGGGGTTGATGCAGATCAAACCCAGCACCCTGCATTTTCTCGCCGAGAAGGAGGGTCTGCGTCTGACCCGGGAGGAGGTCGCGGCGGATCCCGCCCTGTGCGTCCGCCTGGGCATCCGGTACCTGCGGACCCTGCAAGAGCGCTTCGGGGGGGACTTGGAACTCGCCCTCATGGCCTACAACGCGGGGCCCACCCGCATTCGCAAGGCCCTCAAGGACAAGGAGTTGGAAGCGTTCCGCCGCTACCCACGGCTGGTCAAACGGGACTTCAGGCGCTTCCGCGAAGGAGAGGGCCTGGGAGGCGACTGGGCCCTCGCACAGCGGGATGGGAACACCGAGCCCGCCACCCCGTAA
- a CDS encoding phasin family protein encodes MDKPEAPREKHPVAETFERIWSQALLAVSTAEEEVNRTLQRVASTAGWSQEEVKRQARDFTERLVGHRRDLERNVEDAVRGTLTRLKVPRREELQDFEARLTRLAERIEALGQQK; translated from the coding sequence ATGGACAAGCCAGAGGCCCCCCGAGAGAAGCATCCCGTGGCGGAGACGTTCGAGCGGATCTGGAGCCAGGCGCTCCTGGCCGTCTCGACCGCCGAGGAAGAGGTGAACAGGACCCTCCAGCGCGTGGCCTCCACGGCCGGTTGGAGCCAGGAAGAGGTGAAGCGCCAGGCCCGTGACTTCACGGAGCGTCTGGTGGGGCATCGCCGGGACCTGGAGCGCAACGTCGAGGACGCCGTCCGGGGAACATTGACCCGGCTGAAGGTCCCTCGGCGCGAGGAACTTCAGGACTTCGAGGCGAGGCTGACGAGGCTGGCCGAGCGCATCGAAGCCCTGGGGCAGCAGAAGTGA
- the rpoC gene encoding DNA-directed RNA polymerase subunit beta', whose protein sequence is MKDIFNFFEKPKDPLSFNAIRIALASPDKIRQWSHGEVKKPETINYRTFKPERDGLFCARIFGPVKDYECNCGKYKRMKHRGVVCEKCGVEVIQSKVRRERLGHITLATPVAHIWFLKSLPSRIGNLLDITLKDLEKVLYCESYIVLDPKATPLLKGELLSEEKMHRLFQEHGEDSFTAGMGGEAVREMMKSIDIEKLSEDLRRDMRETNSEAKRKKYAKRLKVAEAFRVSGNRPEWMMLDVIPVIPPDLRPLVPLDGGRFATSDLNDLYRRVINRNNRLKRLQELNAPDIIIRNEKRMLQEAVDALFDNGRRGKTITGPNKRPLKSLSDMLKGKQGRFRQNLLGKRVDYSGRSVIVVGPELKLHQCGLPKIMALELFKPFIYNKLEEKGYVTTIKSAKKMVEKERPEVWDILEDVIREHPVLLNRAPTLHRLGMQAFEPVLIEGKAIQLHPLVCAAFNADFDGDQMAVHVPLSIEAQMEARVLMMSTNNILSPAHGKPIIVPTQDMVLGIYYMTRAREFAHGEGRVFASPEEVRAAYDHGEVHLQAKVVCRIYGKRKETTVGRVLLWDIVPRKVGFDAINKVLDKKSLGSLIDLCYRLTGEKETVLLADRIRSLGYTNATRAGISIALKDMVIPAKKQEFLDYANKEVAEIENQYLEGLITDGERYNKVIDIWAEITEKVASEMMQQISQEEASGEGKEGKRETRKQPSFNPIYIMADSGARGSAQQIRQLAGMRGLMAKPSGEIIETPITANFREGLSVLQYFISTHGARKGLADTALKTANSGYLTRRLVDVAQDAIINEYDCGTMDGLFIGSLVEGGEIIEPLGERILGRVALDDILDPVTGEVLVRANEEIDEDRVRRIENSGLDKVKIRSVLTCQAKRGICVECYGRDLARGRKVSIGEAVGVIAAQSIGEPGTQLTMRTFHIGGTATRRAEQSSLENRYSGTVKFAGLITVQKTDGTLVAMNRNGELVVVDDSGRERERYQVIYGARILVKEGQRLEVGTLLAEWDPFAIPLLTEVGGVVRYEDIIEGVTMSEALDEVTGLSRKTVIESKDPEARPRITIRDANGNVKDLPSSRNPASYFLPQGSIITVNDGDEIHPGEVIAKVPRETTKTKDITGGLPRVAELFEARKPKDAAAIAEIDGVVSFGKDTKGKRKLIITPEVNNEARTDLAKEYLISKGKNISVHSGDRVKAGEALMDGSANPHDILKVLGEKELARYLVDEVQEVYRLQGVKINDKHIETIVRQMLRRVRVTEVGDTNFLVDEQVEKWVFEEENEKVMSEGKRPAVGEPLLLGITKASLSTESFISASSFQETTKVLTEAAINGKVDYLRGLKENVIMGRLIPAGTGLPNYRHLDIEVESPTDEVNEMEAALAATHGDSSSMQSLSSRSEGTQTTGAA, encoded by the coding sequence GTGAAGGACATTTTCAACTTCTTCGAGAAGCCGAAGGACCCGCTGTCGTTCAACGCCATTCGCATCGCGCTGGCGTCGCCGGACAAGATCCGGCAGTGGTCTCACGGTGAGGTGAAGAAGCCGGAGACCATCAACTACCGCACCTTCAAGCCGGAGCGGGACGGTCTCTTCTGTGCCCGCATCTTCGGGCCGGTGAAGGACTACGAGTGCAATTGCGGCAAGTACAAGCGCATGAAGCACCGCGGCGTGGTGTGTGAGAAGTGCGGCGTGGAAGTCATCCAGTCCAAGGTGCGCCGTGAGCGCCTGGGCCACATCACCCTGGCCACGCCCGTGGCCCACATCTGGTTCCTCAAGTCGCTGCCGAGCCGCATCGGCAACCTGCTCGACATCACCCTGAAGGACCTGGAGAAGGTGCTCTACTGCGAGAGCTACATCGTCCTGGATCCCAAGGCGACGCCGCTGCTCAAGGGCGAGCTGCTCTCCGAGGAGAAGATGCACCGGCTCTTCCAGGAGCACGGTGAGGACTCCTTCACCGCCGGCATGGGCGGCGAGGCCGTCCGCGAGATGATGAAGTCCATCGACATCGAGAAGCTGTCGGAGGACCTCCGCCGCGACATGCGGGAGACCAACAGCGAGGCCAAGCGGAAGAAGTACGCCAAGCGCCTGAAGGTGGCCGAGGCCTTCCGCGTCTCGGGCAACCGCCCCGAGTGGATGATGCTGGACGTCATCCCCGTGATTCCGCCCGACCTGCGCCCGCTCGTCCCCCTGGACGGTGGCCGCTTCGCGACGTCCGACCTCAACGACCTGTACCGCCGCGTCATCAACCGCAACAACCGCCTCAAGCGGCTCCAGGAGCTGAACGCCCCGGACATCATCATCCGCAACGAGAAGCGGATGCTGCAGGAGGCCGTGGACGCGCTGTTCGACAACGGCCGCCGTGGCAAGACCATCACCGGCCCGAACAAGCGGCCGCTGAAGTCGCTGTCCGACATGCTCAAGGGCAAGCAGGGCCGGTTCCGTCAGAACCTGCTCGGCAAGCGCGTGGACTACTCGGGCCGCTCCGTCATCGTCGTGGGCCCGGAGCTCAAGCTCCACCAGTGCGGCCTGCCGAAGATCATGGCGCTCGAGCTGTTCAAGCCGTTCATCTACAACAAGCTCGAAGAGAAGGGCTACGTCACCACCATCAAGAGCGCCAAGAAGATGGTGGAGAAGGAGCGTCCCGAGGTGTGGGACATCCTCGAGGACGTGATCCGCGAGCACCCCGTGCTCCTCAACCGCGCCCCCACGCTGCACCGCCTCGGCATGCAGGCCTTCGAGCCCGTCCTCATCGAAGGCAAGGCCATCCAGCTGCACCCGCTGGTGTGCGCCGCCTTCAACGCGGACTTCGACGGTGACCAGATGGCCGTCCACGTGCCGCTCTCCATCGAGGCTCAGATGGAGGCGCGCGTGCTGATGATGTCCACCAACAACATCCTCAGCCCCGCGCACGGCAAGCCCATCATCGTCCCCACGCAGGACATGGTGCTCGGCATCTACTACATGACGCGCGCTCGTGAGTTCGCCCACGGCGAGGGCCGCGTGTTCGCCTCGCCCGAGGAAGTGCGCGCCGCGTACGATCACGGCGAGGTGCACCTCCAGGCGAAGGTCGTCTGCCGCATCTACGGCAAGCGCAAGGAGACCACGGTGGGCCGCGTCCTGCTGTGGGACATTGTTCCGCGCAAGGTCGGCTTCGACGCCATCAACAAGGTGCTCGACAAGAAGTCGCTCGGCTCGCTCATCGACCTCTGCTACCGCCTCACCGGCGAGAAGGAGACGGTGCTCCTGGCCGACCGCATCCGCAGCCTCGGCTACACCAACGCGACCCGCGCTGGCATCTCCATCGCGCTCAAGGACATGGTCATTCCTGCCAAGAAGCAGGAGTTCCTGGACTACGCGAACAAGGAAGTGGCGGAGATCGAGAACCAGTACCTCGAGGGCCTCATCACCGACGGTGAGCGCTACAACAAGGTCATCGATATCTGGGCGGAGATCACCGAGAAGGTCGCCAGCGAGATGATGCAGCAGATCTCGCAGGAGGAGGCCTCGGGTGAGGGCAAGGAGGGCAAGCGCGAGACGCGCAAGCAGCCGTCCTTCAACCCCATCTACATCATGGCCGACTCCGGTGCCCGCGGCTCTGCCCAGCAGATCCGCCAGCTCGCCGGAATGCGCGGCCTCATGGCCAAGCCCTCGGGTGAAATCATCGAGACGCCCATCACGGCAAACTTCCGTGAAGGCCTCTCGGTGCTCCAGTACTTCATCTCCACCCACGGTGCCCGCAAGGGTCTGGCCGACACGGCGCTCAAGACCGCCAACTCCGGTTATCTCACCCGCCGTCTCGTGGACGTGGCGCAGGACGCCATCATCAACGAGTACGACTGCGGCACCATGGACGGTCTGTTCATCGGTTCCCTGGTCGAGGGCGGCGAGATCATCGAGCCGCTCGGCGAGCGCATCCTCGGCCGCGTGGCCCTGGACGACATCCTCGATCCCGTCACGGGCGAGGTGCTGGTGCGCGCCAACGAGGAGATCGACGAGGATCGCGTCCGCCGCATCGAGAACAGCGGTCTGGACAAGGTGAAGATCCGCTCGGTGCTCACCTGCCAGGCCAAGCGCGGCATCTGCGTGGAGTGCTACGGCCGTGATCTGGCCCGTGGCCGCAAGGTGTCCATCGGCGAGGCCGTGGGCGTCATCGCGGCGCAGTCCATCGGCGAGCCGGGCACCCAGCTCACGATGCGTACCTTCCACATTGGTGGTACGGCGACGCGGCGCGCGGAGCAGTCCAGCCTGGAGAACCGCTACAGCGGTACCGTGAAGTTCGCGGGCCTCATCACGGTGCAGAAGACGGACGGCACCCTGGTGGCCATGAACCGCAACGGCGAGCTCGTCGTGGTGGACGACAGCGGCCGCGAGCGCGAGCGCTACCAGGTCATCTACGGCGCCCGCATCCTCGTGAAGGAGGGCCAGCGGCTCGAGGTCGGCACGCTCCTGGCCGAGTGGGATCCGTTCGCCATCCCGCTGCTCACCGAGGTGGGCGGTGTCGTGCGCTACGAGGACATCATCGAAGGCGTCACGATGAGTGAGGCCCTCGATGAGGTGACCGGCCTCAGCCGCAAGACGGTCATCGAGTCGAAGGATCCCGAGGCCCGTCCTCGCATCACCATCCGCGACGCGAATGGCAATGTGAAGGACCTGCCCAGCTCCAGGAACCCGGCGAGCTACTTCCTGCCCCAGGGCTCGATCATCACCGTCAACGATGGTGACGAGATTCACCCGGGCGAAGTGATTGCCAAGGTGCCGCGCGAGACGACGAAGACCAAGGACATCACGGGCGGTCTGCCCCGCGTGGCCGAGCTCTTCGAGGCGCGCAAGCCGAAGGACGCGGCGGCGATCGCGGAGATCGACGGCGTGGTGTCGTTCGGCAAGGACACCAAGGGCAAGCGCAAGCTCATCATCACCCCCGAGGTGAACAACGAGGCGCGCACCGATCTGGCCAAGGAGTATTTGATCTCCAAGGGCAAGAACATCAGCGTGCACTCGGGTGACCGGGTGAAGGCCGGCGAGGCCCTGATGGATGGCTCCGCCAACCCGCACGACATCCTCAAGGTGCTCGGCGAGAAGGAGCTGGCGCGCTACCTGGTGGACGAAGTGCAGGAGGTCTACCGCCTCCAGGGTGTGAAGATTAACGACAAGCACATCGAGACGATCGTCCGGCAGATGCTGCGCCGGGTGCGCGTCACCGAGGTGGGCGACACCAACTTCCTCGTCGACGAGCAGGTCGAGAAGTGGGTGTTCGAAGAGGAGAACGAGAAGGTCATGTCCGAGGGCAAGCGCCCCGCGGTGGGTGAGCCGTTGCTGCTCGGCATCACCAAAGCCTCGCTCTCCACCGAGTCGTTCATCTCGGCGTCCTCCTTCCAGGAGACCACCAAGGTGCTCACCGAGGCCGCCATCAACGGCAAGGTGGACTACCTGCGCGGCCTCAAGGAGAACGTCATCATGGGTCGCCTCATCCCCGCCGGAACGGGTCTGCCGAACTACCGGCACCTCGACATCGAAGTGGAGAGCCCGACCGACGAGGTCAACGAGATGGAGGCCGCCCTGGCCGCCACCCATGGAGACTCGTCGTCGATGCAGTCTCTCTCGTCGCGCTCCGAGGGCACCCAGACCACGGGTGCTGCCTAG